The Kocuria turfanensis genome contains the following window.
TGCTCTCGGCGATCTACGTGGTGAGCTACCTGGCCAACAGTATTCCGGCGGTCGCCGCCGGCGCGCTGGCGGGCCGGGTCGGCCTGGTGCCCACCGCGGTCGGCTACGCCGGGATGGTCCTGCTCCTGGCACTGTTCGTGCTCGCCGGTCAGGCGGTCCGGGCGCGGCCGTCGGCGGGCCCGGATTCGGCGGGGTCCTAGGCCACGAAGAGGCAGAACGGGTGCCCGGCGGGATCGGCGAACACGTAGAGCGGTTCGTCGGGGTCGTCCGTGCGGTCGAGCAGCTGCTCGGCGCCCAGCTCCAGGGCGCGCTCCCGCTGGTGATCGAGCGCGTCCCGGTCCGGGACGGTCAGGTCCAGGTGCAGCTGCTGGGCCACTCCGGAGGCATCGGGCCACGTCACCCGCGGCAGTGCCGGGACGGCCTGGAAGGCCAGCTGCCGCGTCCCGTGCGCGTCGGTGAGCACCAGCCACTCGAGCTCGTCGGCGCCGTCTACCGGCGGCTCGTCCCCGGGCCGGTACTGCAGGCCCAGCAGCTGCCGGTAGAACTCGGCCAGCCCGCGGACGTCCGTCGTGTCCAGCACGGTGTTCTGCAGGTGCGGATAGTCGGCCATGAGGGGTCCTTTCCCGGTCCTGTCCCGTGGTGCTCCTGCCTCACCGTAGCCAGGGGCGGTGTAGTACGGAAGGCACGGGAAGCTGGCAGGTGGGGGACACGCCCCTGTTACGCGGCTCACGGAGGCTGGAGGAGGGCGGCTGACCGGCCGGTCCACGCAGCGTCCCGGAAGGACCCCGCACGATGACCGTGACCCTCAGCATCCTCACTGCCGAGACGCCCGCCGGGGCGGTGGAGTGGGCCCGATTGTTCTCCTACCAGCTGCCGGCCGGTCACGACCCCGGCCTGCCGGTGGTGCTGGAGTCCCTGACCGAGGGCCGGCGCCGGCCCGGGCACACCTACCGGTGGACGGACTACCAGGTGCCGGTGGAGCTGGTACCGGTCTGCCTGCTGGACACCGAGCACGAGGCGGAGCTCGACCACGGGTGGATCACCGGGTTCCACGGCGTGGACCTGCTGCCCGTGGTCGCCGAGTACGCCGCGGCCCGGGCCGAGCTGCTCGAGCCCGGTTCGTGCGAGCCCGGCACGCCCCTGTTCCCCGCCGCTTGAACGATGCGCCGCCGGATGTGGGGCCGACCGCTGCGTCGCTCCCCGAGCCGACGAGGGCGCATCGAACAGCGAGACGGGGTCGCCGAAGGTGCAGGAGCGGCCGTACTCGCTCGAATGATCGGGCGGTACTCGTGCCGCGCGCCGTCCTCCCGGGGGAACGCCTAAGCTCCGCCTCATGACCGTCACGAGCGAGCAGCTGCTGGTCGGCCCGCGCGGGCGGCGCCTGTGCTGGGAACTGACCGTGCCCGCGGACCAGGACACCCCCGGCTGGGCCTGGCAGCTGCAGGAGCGCCCAACCCCGGCGCGGCTCCGCGCCGCGAGCCAGGAGCTCGCCCGGGTGGACGCGCCGGCGCTCGCCGCCGACGCCCGGGCCGTGCTGCGCGCCCTGGTCCAGGCCGTCGACGCCGCCCGGTACTGGCAGCCGCCCGACGAGATCGACCGGGCCCTGGCCGGCCCCGAGCTCCAGGCCGCCCTCGCGCCCGTCGCGCAGGCCCTGAGCGCGTCCCCGTCACTGGGCTGGTGGTCCCGGCCGGTCGCCCGGCTGCAGCAGCGCTGGGTGCAGTTCACCGGCATGTCCCGGGACGGCCCGCCGCTGTGGCGCGGAGCGGCCGGCGAACTCGCGC
Protein-coding sequences here:
- a CDS encoding VOC family protein, with the translated sequence MADYPHLQNTVLDTTDVRGLAEFYRQLLGLQYRPGDEPPVDGADELEWLVLTDAHGTRQLAFQAVPALPRVTWPDASGVAQQLHLDLTVPDRDALDHQRERALELGAEQLLDRTDDPDEPLYVFADPAGHPFCLFVA